Proteins co-encoded in one Sebastes fasciatus isolate fSebFas1 chromosome 11, fSebFas1.pri, whole genome shotgun sequence genomic window:
- the LOC141776510 gene encoding tripartite motif-containing protein 16-like, translating into MAQKGVQLDKEAFSCSICLDLLKDPVTTSCGHSYCMICIKTHWDGEDEKKIYSCPQCRQTFTPRPVLMKNTMLADLVEKLKKTGLQAAPADHCYAGPEDVACDFCTGRKLKAFKSCLVCLASYCEKHLQPHYDVAQLKKHKLVEPSKKLQENICSRHDEVMKMFCRTDQQCICYLCLMDEHKGHDTVSAAAERTERQRELEVSRLNIQQRIQDREKDVKLLQQEVEAVNRSADKAVEDSEKIFTELIRLMEKRNCDVKQQVRSQQESEVSRVKDLQKKLEQEITELKRRDAELKLLSHTEDHNQFLLHYPSLSPLSESTHSSSINIRPLSYFEDVTAAVSEVRDKLQDVLREKWTNVSQTVTEVDVLLPQPEPKTRAGFLQYSREITLDPNTAYTHLLLSEGNRKATSTMVRQSYSSHPDRFTRCHQVLSRESVTGRCYWEVERRGTRVYVAVAYKSIRRAGGVNECAFGGNDKSWALYCDQNSYIFWYNNVQTPVSGPLSSRIGVYLDHSAGILSFYSVSETMTLLHRVQTTFTEPLYAGLWPLGYGTTAELCKLK; encoded by the coding sequence atggcgcagaaaggagttcagctggacaAGGAAGCATtctcttgttcgatctgtctggatctactgaaggatccagtgactacttcctgtggacacagctactgcatgatcTGTATTAAAACCcactgggatggagaggatgagaagaagatctacagctgccctcagtgtaggcagaccttcacaccgaggcctgtcctgatgaaaaacaccatgttagcagatttagtggagaaactgaagaagactggactccaagctgctcctgctgatcactgctatgctggacctgaagatgtggcctgtgatttctgcactgggaggaaactgaaagccttcaagtcctgtctggtgtgtctggcctcttactgtgagaaacacctccagcctcattatgatgtggctcaattaaagaaacacaagctggtggagccctccaagaagctccaggagaacatctgctctcgtcacgatgaggtgatgaagatgttctgtcgtactgatcagcagtgtatctgttatctctgcttaatggatgaacataaaggccacgacaccgtctcagctgcagcagaaaggaccgagaggcagagagagctggaggtgagtcgactcaacatccagcagaggatccaggacagagagaaagatgtgaagctgctccaacaggaggtggaggctgtcaatcgctctgctgataaagcagtggaggacagtgagaagatcttcaccgagctgatccgtctcatggagaaaagaaactgtgatgtgaagcagcaggtcagatcccagcaggaaAGTGAAGTAAGTCGAGTCAAAGATCTTCagaagaagctggagcaggagatcactgagctgaagaggagagacgctgagctgaagctgctgtcacacacagaggatcacaatcaatttctactccactacccctcactgtcaccactcagtgaatctacacactcatccagcatcaatatccgtcctctgagctactttgaggacgtgacggcggctgtgtcagaagtcagagataaactacaggacgttctgagagagaaatggacaaacgtctcacagacagtgactgaagtggatgttttactgccacaaccagagcccaagaccagagctggattcttacaatattcacgagaaatcacactggatccaaacacagcatacacacatctgttattatctgaggggaacagaaaagcaacatcaaCGATGGTACGACAGTCTTattctagtcacccagacagattcactagATGTcatcaggtcctgagtagagagagtgtgactggacgttgttactgggaggtggagaggagagggacaagagtttatgtagcagtcgcatacaagagtatcaggagagcagggggggTGAATGAATGTGCGTTTGGAggcaatgacaaatcttgggcgtTATATTGTGACCAAAACAGTTATATATTTTGGTACAACAATGTCCAaacccccgtctcaggtcctctgtcctccagaataggagtgtatctggatcacagtgcaggtattctgtccttctacagcgtctctgaaaccatgactctcctccacagagtccagaccacattcactgagcctctctatgctggactttgGCCTTTAGGTTATGGAACCACTGCTGAattgtgtaaactgaaatag